In Chitinophaga oryzae, the sequence CTGAAAGTGACGTTCTAGTTTATCACGAAAAAAATGAACCGATGAAAAAACTAAGCAGAATAATTTTGGTGACCCTCGTTATGATAACGGGATGTACAAAAGGGTTCCTGGATATTAATACTGATCCCAACAATCCTACCAAGGTGTCGTTGAAGCAATTGCTACCGGCAGCGGAACAGGGGTTGGCATTTTCTATGGGTTTTACCAATGATGCACGCGGGGCCAGGGGGCTTACTGAGGTGTTATCGGTATATGTGCATCAGATAGTGGTGCGGGAAAGCCAGGACCAATACGGAGCTACGGGCTCGCAGTTTGATATTAACGGCGCCTGGTCTGGTTTCTACAGCGCGCAGCCGGTAAGCGGACTTCCGGACTATATTGGTGTGCTGGAGAACGTGGAAGTGCTGATTAAACAAGCTACGGCGGGAGGCTATCGTCATTATGCCGGCATCGGGAAGCTGCTGAAGGCATATGGCATCAGCCAGTTTGTAGATGCGTTTGCAGATATCCCATTTTCTGAAGCGAATAAATTCGGGACTGATGGGCTGCGCTATCCGAAGTTTGATAAAGGTGCTGACATCTATCCGCAGCTTTTCAAATTGATTGATGATGCCATCGCCGATCTGGGAAGCGATGATGGTCCGCTGGAACCTGGGGGAGATGATATTTTTTATGGAGGAAATCTCGCCCGGTGGACGGCCATGGCCAAGAGCCTGAAGTTGAAGTTGTACAACCAGGTACGCCTGGTACAGGATGTGTCGGGTCCTGTAAACCAGCTGGTGAGCGCAGGAGGCTTAATCAGTAATACCGGGCAGGGATTTATGCTGCGGTATGGCTCGCAGGTAGCACCGGACGACAGAAACCCGGGATTCAGTGAGTATTATGCCACCCAAAAATCGCACTATATCAGCCCCTGGTTCTACGAAATCATGAAGGGCTATAACCCACGGATATTTACCGGCATCAGGGATCCCCGGATACCCTACTACTTCTTCAATCAGAATACGAAACTCGGAGGCTCGCAGGCGCCGACAGAGTACCGTGATTCCGGTTTTGTTTCCATTTATTTTGGCTCGACAGGCACCAACAGGAACTCATCTCAGGACAACAGCATGACGGTATTTGGCCTTTACCCGGTAGGTGGCAAGTATGATAACGGTAGCGCGGGAACGGTAACGGCCGCCAGCGGTACCGGCGCTGCGCCCCTGAGATTACTTACTTATGCAGATGTACTGTTTATACAGGCAGAGCTGATCAATGCAGGCGTGCTTGCAGGAGATGCCCGCCAGAAATTGTCTGCCGCCATTGATGAATCTTTCAAGCAGGTGGACTTTGTAGCAAACCTGGCGAAAGGATCCCAGACAGTACCTACTATTGTTGGGCCGGATGCCACCGCGTATCGCGACAAAATACTGGCCGTTTATGATGCCAGAGCTACGGCAAAGGAAAAACTGGAAGTGATCATTACACAGAAATGGATACAGTCTTTCGGTTTTAGCGGCGACGCCTATACGGATTACCGGCGTACTGGTTTCCCGGTATTATTCAATCCCAATGATCCCACGATGGCTCCCGGGCGTCAGGCGCAGCCACCGATATTCGGTAATCCTACCTTGCCGCCGCCACAGGGAAAAGTGCCGGTAGCGCTGGGTAGAAATTACCCGTTGTCATTGCCGTGGCCAACCAACGAAATCGAAGTGAATCCGAATGCGCCCTCTCAAAAACTGCCGGACGTAACACCGGTGTTCTGGGATAAATAACCTTCTCATTCATGTGCACAAAAAAGTAAGTATGAAGAATAAGATCATCTATATAGTCATGTTGGCGGTTGGAATAACGGTTTTTTATGCATGCCGGAAGAATGACAACCCCAAACTACCGGATGGCGTTTCAAAGCGCCAGGTGCCGCAGCTCACGCAGGACAATACCAAGGACCTGCTGATCCAGTCAGATAACCTGCCTGACTTTAAAACAGCGTTTAACGTAGCGTTGTATTTCCCTACAGGAGAACAACCCAGGACCACCGATGTAGTGGTGGCGATGAACGGCAAATACAATAATGTGAAGGTAGCGCAGGGCGGCATCACGTCTTTGCCGACAGTAGTATCCCTCACCGGCACGCAGCTGATGCAGCTGTTCGGGCTTTCTGCCAACGCACTTACGCCGGGGGACTACTTCGAAGTGACGACCAACTTCACCATGAACGACGGAACGCAGATACATGGTTTCGGCGATACCGTTACGTTATCCAATGGTTCCAAACAGTACATCCCTCCTTACGGTGCAGACGTGCTGGGGGCCGCCGGGCTGATCCGGCTGCTGACCTATACGAAAGTATGCCCGTTGGCCGTAAAAACATACCTGGGAGGTATGACCGTGGATGATCCCGGGGTAACAGAAGTAACGTATCCGGTAACGGTGTCTGTTAATGCAGATAGCACCGTGTTTACCTTTACCGGTTGGGCGGATATGCCAGGAGTGGCCATGAAGGCCAATTTCAGCCGACCAGGCTATCAGTTCACCATCCCCAAGCAGAAAATCGCGGACCTCTTTCAGGGGTACCATAACCTGACTGTGTCCGGTACCGGAACGATCAACCCCTGCGATACCACTATTATATTCAACGTGACAACGGAAGTGGACGAGGGTAGTTTTGGAAATAATGAGACTATTTTGTCCAAGCCCTGACGGGCCGGAAAGAACCATTTTGAAAGACGCGTCATCCGCAAGGGTGGCGCGTCTTTGCTTGGTGAAAGGGGGAATTAACTTATCAAGAATTATTTAGCGGCAGACTGATTTTTTAAAAGTATTACCTTAGCATAGTAGAAAATATTTTTTTGTTTTTATATCTTGTGTCTGTTTTTAAACAAAAATTAACATTTTTAAAAATCAAAATCTGAATTTTTGTGACGTTGTAACCCGTTATGTTACTGCTTTGCTTATGTAGATGTTTTAGAATCCTATGCTGTGAAAATAGTCATCAACCTGATGCCGGACTAACTATTCAACAGTATTCCCCGCGTAATTCCCGAAAAAGCTAAGCGAACATTCATTCAACGACCCAGTGTTTTAGGTTAACTGAAATAAAATCAAATCTAAATTGCTTATGAAAAGAGGATTACTCTTGTGGCTTCTCATGGCCATTGGCGTCTTGCAGGCGGTTGCCCAGACGCGAACGATTACAGGCAGGGTGACCGACTCCAAAGACGGTACCAGATTGCAAGGGGTAACTGTCACCGTAAAAGGTTCCAACAAAGGTACTGTTACCGGTCCTGAAGGTAACTATAAGCTGGAAGTACCTTCCGATGCATCCATCGTATTTACTTTTATGGGTTATGAATCCAAGACCTTCCCCGCGAACAAAAACGTTTTGGATGTTCAGCTGGTGCTGGACAACAAACAACTGGGCGAAGTGGTGGTGACCGCGCTTGGTGTGACCCGTGAGAAAAAAGCGCTGGGTTATGCTGTGGGTACGGTGAAATCCGAAGAGCTGGTACGGGCTGCTAACCCGAACCTGGCCACTGCCATCCAGGGTAAAGTATCCGGTGTGGAAGTAAGAGCTTCCAGCGGTATGCCTGGTGCATCTGCCCAGATCTATATCCGCGGCGCCCGTTTCTTTGACGGTAACAACGCTCCGCTGTATGTAGTGGACGGTATGCCGGTAAACAGTAATCCTGACTTCGCGGTAGGTGGTTTGGGTGTAACCGGTACTGACTTCGCCGGCCGTTCTATCGATATCGATCCGAACGACATCGAATCTATCGACATCCTGAAAGGCCAGGCGGCTTCCTCCCTGTATGGTATGCGTGCAGCGAACGGTGTGGTAATGATCACTACCAAAAGCGGTAAAAGCAACAAGGCAGGAAAACCGGTGATCAACGTGTCTTCCAACTATCAATGGGACCAGATCTCCAGACTGCCTGATCTGCAGCAGAAATATGCACAGGGTTCTTATGGCAACTATTCAAATTTTGGTTCCAGCTCCTGGGGTCCTGAAATCGGCTCTCTGCCTGATAACCCGGACTTTGGTGGCAACGTAGGCAACGATTTTAACAATGGTACGCCTACAGCAGAATCCAAAGGTAAATTCTGGAGCCCGCAGGCGGGTAAATGGTTAACGCCGCAGGCGCACAACAACCCTAAAGACTTCTTCCGTACCGGCTACACTTCCAACACTTCCCTGAACATGTCTCAGGCTGGTTCATGGGGTAACTATGCTTTTGGTTTCGGTAATACTTCCCAGAAAGGTATTGTTCCCAGCACTGGTATGAGCCGTTTTAATGCTAAATTCAATGGTACTTTTAACGTTAGCTCCAAAATAAAAGTGGGAACCAGCTTCAACCTGTCTAATACAGATATCGACAGGCTGCCTACTGGTAACAACAGTATCCTGTTCCAGATTTATGGTGCACCTCCGAGCTACAGCATGAAGGATATACCTTTCCATGAAGCGAACAACGAGTACAAACAAATCTCTTATCGTGCCGGTAACTTCGATAACCCGTACTGGTCTAACACCTACAACAGCTTTAATGAAAAAACCAAAAGGTTCTTCGGTAATGCTTTTGTGTTGTATGAACCGATCAAAGACCTGAGCATCAAATACCAGTTGGGTACCGATATTTACAATACCAACATGGACGAGTACTATGAGTTAGGATCTGCTGCTACCGGTGGTTCTACTGCTTCGGGTACTGTTCCCTCAGTCGGAGTGCCTAAAGGAGGTTCCATTCTTAACAGAGCTTTCACCAACCGTTCCTTCAACTCTTTGCTGAACATTGCCTATAACAGGCAGCTGAGCACTGACTTTAAGCTGACAGCGATGGTGGGTAGCGAATTGAACGATAACTATACCCGTCTGATTACCGGTGATGGTACTGGTCTCGTTGTTCCAGGTTATAAAAACATGGACAACGCGATGAATCAGATCAGCACACAATCTCAATACCGGAACAGGCAAGTTGGTTTTTATGGCAACGTGGGTCTGGACTGGAGAAGAATGTTGTACCTGAACGTGTCGGCCCGTAACGAATACGTATCTACCATGCCTTCCGGCAAACGCTCTTTCTTCTATCCTTCCGGTTCACTGGCATGGGTAGTGAGCGAGCTGCCTTCCCTGCAGGACAAAGACATCTTTGCTAAAGTACGCGCTTCCATTGCACAAGTGGGTACCGCGGGAACTTACCTGCTGCCGGTGTATAAAAAGCATACTTCCTCCAGCGGCTTCCTGGATGATG encodes:
- a CDS encoding SusD/RagB family nutrient-binding outer membrane lipoprotein — translated: MKKLSRIILVTLVMITGCTKGFLDINTDPNNPTKVSLKQLLPAAEQGLAFSMGFTNDARGARGLTEVLSVYVHQIVVRESQDQYGATGSQFDINGAWSGFYSAQPVSGLPDYIGVLENVEVLIKQATAGGYRHYAGIGKLLKAYGISQFVDAFADIPFSEANKFGTDGLRYPKFDKGADIYPQLFKLIDDAIADLGSDDGPLEPGGDDIFYGGNLARWTAMAKSLKLKLYNQVRLVQDVSGPVNQLVSAGGLISNTGQGFMLRYGSQVAPDDRNPGFSEYYATQKSHYISPWFYEIMKGYNPRIFTGIRDPRIPYYFFNQNTKLGGSQAPTEYRDSGFVSIYFGSTGTNRNSSQDNSMTVFGLYPVGGKYDNGSAGTVTAASGTGAAPLRLLTYADVLFIQAELINAGVLAGDARQKLSAAIDESFKQVDFVANLAKGSQTVPTIVGPDATAYRDKILAVYDARATAKEKLEVIITQKWIQSFGFSGDAYTDYRRTGFPVLFNPNDPTMAPGRQAQPPIFGNPTLPPPQGKVPVALGRNYPLSLPWPTNEIEVNPNAPSQKLPDVTPVFWDK
- a CDS encoding SusC/RagA family TonB-linked outer membrane protein; this translates as MKRGLLLWLLMAIGVLQAVAQTRTITGRVTDSKDGTRLQGVTVTVKGSNKGTVTGPEGNYKLEVPSDASIVFTFMGYESKTFPANKNVLDVQLVLDNKQLGEVVVTALGVTREKKALGYAVGTVKSEELVRAANPNLATAIQGKVSGVEVRASSGMPGASAQIYIRGARFFDGNNAPLYVVDGMPVNSNPDFAVGGLGVTGTDFAGRSIDIDPNDIESIDILKGQAASSLYGMRAANGVVMITTKSGKSNKAGKPVINVSSNYQWDQISRLPDLQQKYAQGSYGNYSNFGSSSWGPEIGSLPDNPDFGGNVGNDFNNGTPTAESKGKFWSPQAGKWLTPQAHNNPKDFFRTGYTSNTSLNMSQAGSWGNYAFGFGNTSQKGIVPSTGMSRFNAKFNGTFNVSSKIKVGTSFNLSNTDIDRLPTGNNSILFQIYGAPPSYSMKDIPFHEANNEYKQISYRAGNFDNPYWSNTYNSFNEKTKRFFGNAFVLYEPIKDLSIKYQLGTDIYNTNMDEYYELGSAATGGSTASGTVPSVGVPKGGSILNRAFTNRSFNSLLNIAYNRQLSTDFKLTAMVGSELNDNYTRLITGDGTGLVVPGYKNMDNAMNQISTQSQYRNRQVGFYGNVGLDWRRMLYLNVSARNEYVSTMPSGKRSFFYPSGSLAWVVSELPSLQDKDIFAKVRASIAQVGTAGTYLLPVYKKHTSSSGFLDDGIVFPFNNLVGFRPNSTLYDSDFKPQNTRSYEFGAELGFLKNRISLEYSYTSQNTIDQIFAVPLAGSTGFAQVYQNGGEMSAKVHEITLKTTPVKTNNFEWNLNVNYTKVITEVVKLADGVDNIFLGGFTDPQVRAAIGYSYPSIYGTTFARNNEGKMMLDDDGFPIGGTDGVIGSVTPKFIMDYSTTLRYKFIHLSALLQWKNGGQMYSGANRLIDLYGTSKRTESRATDEIKYEGVKASTVKPDGSGGEPNDKVIKGAEALQDLYNVLGTISEANIYGTSYLKLREVSVGVDLPRSILDRLKVFKAASLNVSARNILLWTELPNFDPESSQGNGNMQGGFDYMSLPQTRSVGVGLNLTF